The sequence below is a genomic window from Bombus fervidus isolate BK054 chromosome 2, iyBomFerv1, whole genome shotgun sequence.
tcaataaaaatatattatgtgataagaaaataaaagtatataaatatgattgCATTATTTGGTATAAACTTTTTCCATAAATTCGTAATTTAAAGCATGtatcattatataattaagaaCCATTTCAATCTTAtctcataaaaataattaacagtGCTTACATAAACAGTCTTGATaataatgacgttataacaaaaatagcaCACTATCTGACAATTACCTTCACTTTAGTACTTTCAATATCAATTTATctaatttgaaaatgaatataaagaaatatcatatatttcaatatctttcTTTGTTGCAAATGATTAATCAAACgcataacataaatattataaaagataacAATGATTGACATAATCTTCTAGCACtgcttaaaattctatttaaagaGTGagtcaattttaaatatcatattcTGCACCATCTAGTTTCTCATCAGTTATCCAATATATTAAATTGGAACAAGTTTCAgattctaaatataaaatgcttACAAGCATTCCTTCGATATAACCTAGAAAAATTCCTGCAGAAATATCAAGAATATAATGCCTTCTCATTAAAAGTCTAGACAGAATTACAGCAAAGATCCATATTGATATCGATAGGAGACAAATATCAGACACGGGCCAtagatatttaaagaaataaaagataagtACCGACCGAGAAGCATGACCCGATGGGAATGAATACTTATCAGGTCCTAGTGAAAAAGGATCATCGTTAACTGCtggtcttcttcttcttatatATGCTTTCAATATAGCAATAATGATAATGTCTAGTATTAAAGctaaaaacataataataatatcaataatgacgatattgaaaattgttttctttcctaaatattcaatatatatatcttgaTATTCGTTCTTACCCATTAACAAATTGACTTGCAtttgatacaaatttttattattaagtatcCAAATAAATGCAAGTATCGACGTTATCCAGGGCACTGCGTGGCAAGATATCTACACAAATAacataattgaagttagaaatTCATGTACAAAACAATCtgattttttatacaatacttttgttatatttttcgcATCTTGTATCAAAGTAAAAACGTACCTCTAACATTTTGTAATGCATTTTTAACTTTCTCATTGGTGTAAAGCTTTCTACACATTTTATAACACTTCTTGTTAACTGAACATCACGGTCTAGTATTCTACTTAACATTGATGGAATTTCTCTTTTACGATGCtgaaaacgtttaaaaaataaatatattttattatttaatattatgaaatcttatttttaaaaaaatacctTTTCCAtggtatgtatattatagataAAAAGAGTAAGACAATCTAAACTAATTATTAACAAGTCACTGATATCGTCAAAGCACAGACTCAGATTCAGAATTTCTGAGACAGAAGTTTTGGCTACGAACTTCTGAATTTCATTCTGAGCATTTTCAGGAATTAGATATGTAAAGATGGCAGCACCAGCATTGGAAAAAATTCGAACAATTTCAAACTGACAGTTTGGCGACTTTATTGTACTTTCCGATATGACGTAAAACCTTAACTTGAAATATCTTCAAACTTTGTGCATATAAGAGATTATCGGTACTGTTGCGACATACGTCCTATCAATTAAAAGTTCTAAATTAACTGAatcgttaataaaaaatgcagaaaGATCAGTCGGAAACACCAAAACTGAAACGATTTAGAAGGTAAACACAAAGCACTATTTTTTTTCAAGtaataatcttttatatatttttagggTACAAAAGGTTTCTACACCAGAACCAGCAAAAAAGAATATAGTGGATCACATAACAAATGTTCGTGCAGGTAGTTCACACCATAGGGCAACAATGGCCCCGTCTGATTTTCCTTCACAACAGagtaaaaaattttactttgacTTCTTGTTACGTTAAAGTTCTACAAAGTTAAAATACTAAACCGATCGTATAATCTAGGTTTCccaaaaaagaaattcacaTTGGATCGTACCTCGATATTTTCTATGCAATCAATAGCAGATGGAACAAAAATAATGGATTCAGAATGCAATGACGTGGAGTTGAAACTCCTTTACGACCAGTATTTACAAAGGATTAtgacagaaataattttaaaaaagaaaacagaagaaaaggagaaattgtTTTTATCTCAGCTGGCCACGATAGCCAAGGAATATGATCACAACgaagagaaattatttaaattaaaaactagagaaagagatataataaatttgacccagatacaaaatgaaattgattCTCAAATTCTAGATGTGAATAATTGCACTAGTAAATATTACCTAAATACCATATTTTCATGTATCACTGAATTAGCtatatgtttttaaataactaaACTTGTTATAATTACAGGAGGAgaagagaataaaatattagagaAGATCCTATCGCAGTTATATAATCTTCTAAAACCTCTGGATATACTTCGTTGTGATAATATAGTTCTTCCTGAGACAGTCGAGGAGTGGGAAGAAACAAAACAAGGCTTGAAATCGTGTTCAGAGAGTTTAAAGTCTATCATAGATTTAATTGGAACAAAAATTGAATCATATCAAGGCGTTAATGAGGGGATTAAGAAGTTTGTGCGTACTTTAAACGATATTAAAGATCATCAAAGaaggtataaaataacaaattctctgttctttgataattattttgtatagtACAATGCTAACGTAATATCGCTGTTCTTACAGATTAGAGAAAGAACTTTACGAGTTGCAAGCTCTTACATTGAAATCTGCATCCTTGACCTTAATGTAGAGCCAAAATTAATAGGTACTAAATCATACGTAATGCTACGATATTgaatcatttaaaaatatttaatatatttaagaattgcttgttataatttttatacacaaatattgtacgtttgtaacttctaatatttataagagAAGGGTTGCTAATTGTAacgattatatatttacaatatagaTTAAATCagaattctatttaaattttggatattacttttatatgcaaagaaaataaaaatattcatcaatTTTTTACAGAAACTCGATGATTTCACTTTCTGAAGAATattactgtatatatatatatatgataattgAAGCAAATGTCGCCATACtttggaaattaataaaaataattcaattaacatCACTAtaattacgctacaacgtcgATTGTATTTGAACTGCATGAAGCACGAAGGAGATGATGGGGTAACACGGGAAGAAAAACTACAATTCTTTCCGGTGTAATTAAGAGTACCtatctttataaaatttctcgaTACACGGTGCACCCTTAAACGAGGATAGCGCTGCAGACggaatttctttgaaatcaGCTCACATTCGCTGATTGGCGAGCTAGAAGATGGGGCTGGAGGCGCGTGTAAGTACGCATGACCGCGACCTCTCgccatatttaatttttcccaAATTTTGCGAGTCGATGTCATaaagaaaatcaaaagaaCAAAGATCATTCACGCGTGAATGATCAATCGAAGGGACTCGTATACAGTGGCGAGTCGTCCTCGTTGAAGAATTCGAGGACATCGCGATGAAAGGAGCGCGGCGCAGGTCGCGTAACTCGCGTGCATCCAACCCCCGCGGATTTTTCCTCGCCCGCGCGCGATTTTATTCTGCGCATGGAAAGCAATTTTGCCCAATCATAAATAGGGCTATTGTGGGGGGATGGTGTATGCTGCTGGCGCATTTCATACATCCGAGTGTAATGGTAACCAGATAGAGGCGTCGCGCGGGGCTATCGGCCGGTTAGCATCGTAAATACTTACTACTTACTTCCGGTGAAAAATTTCGTCTCCCTTTACctcgttcttttttccctcGTTCCGTTTCACCCCTATCTTTATCGCaccgttatttttttttctagtttCCCATCTGTCTCTGTCTATCCCATgccaatttttttctttctctctctctctctctctctctttctttttctctctctctctctctctctctctcgctctctccctCTCGCGCGCGGTACTTTTTTTCTCGCGGCGTGGAAAGCTTACGTATGACGTACTCTGTGCACGGAACGGAAGTAACACGGCGTGATGCACGACACGTcgcacgcgcgcgcgctctctcgttttctctctctcctatGTGCGTGTATGTGTGCTGCGATAAATCGTGTTTGTGCGTGTAGCGTACACGGCCGAGCGAGTGATCTGTGACGTCAGTGGTCCGATCGGTTGTCACCTGTCAAGTCAAGCTCGTATCCCTCGAAGTCTTACCTCGAAActttctcactctctctcaCGTATCCTTCTCTCGCTCCGACGTAAGCCTTCTTGGCGCTCCTCTCGTCTCCTCTTTTCCACCTACACACGCGCGCTTCCATCCCTAACCGCATCTCTATCTCTTGCCCTCTTACTTTTGCTCTCTCTTTTATCCCGTTGCACTCATACTAACCAGCCTCGTGCCGACCACGCAATCCGATCCATTTCCCTCCCCCTGCTGCCTCCCTCTGCTCCGCGAGTACCAGCATTAACCCCCTCTCTGCTTAACCCTCGCGGTTCCTCCCTCTCGCCCTGTCGTTTCTTCCGTCCACCCACCTTCTCCCCGTATTTGCTCCCCCTCCCCTCCTGCTCTCTCATCACTGTGCCAGCTTCCATCCTTGCCCACCCATTTTCTCTCACTCTTTTCAGTTGGTAGAACCAGTGGCGTAGCCAGCTGCGAGATTTCTCTCTTTGCTGCAAAAGAATCGTTACCATTGGTCGTAAGATACGTCTTGGCAAGACAGCCGATATTAGCCGATATTAGCCGATATTAGCCGATGTGACATTCATTCGTAACCGATATATGTAGAAAAAAGGAGCAGATAATAGCTGTACACGTAAAAGAGAAAAGCTACGCGAGATACTATTCGCGTATCTCGTATCTGTTTATCCGACGATTCGAGGTACATGGTCGTATTCCCTGGTATATTACTACCATAGGTAAAAGAGTCGGCCAAAGGGAATGGAAAACGGAGCACGTACTCGAGCTACACCACTGGTCAGCTGCGTGTATCTATTCGTCCATCTCTTTCGAGCTTCGAAAGTGCTCTCTTACCGCGACCTTCCCTTTCCCCGCTGTCCAGGCTGGTAGCAGCCACCCCCGCGCGCACGTTTCGCCCTTCCTGGTCGCCTCTCTGTCGGGCCGAAAAGCATCGCTTTGAAGCAGCGAGAGCGCGACTGGCACCCACACCGACTCTGCCCCTGCCCTCCCTTCCCACCCACTTGGCGTTGGTCGCCGGGCTTGCCACCCACCGATATACATCCCGCTCGCTCCGCTCGCCGCGACGACCGCAGACACAAAAACAATAACAAATCGATTCGCGAGGGCAATGGGAAGGGGTCAACGAGAGGTAGgacgacgaagaagagagGCAGGGGGAGGGAGATCGGGGTAGCTCTGTACGTAtgtctctctctatctctttgGCTTCTCCCTTCGTCCCACTCCcgctctctttccctctcgtTCCCTCCCTCGTCCCTCTTTCTGGATATTGTATAGAGAACGTTATGCTAAAGTATGCATGCACGAGGGTCGGTCCAATGGTCAGGAATCTCGCGAGTTCGTTCTGCGGCAGCACGTATCCGGACGTATTTCTCCGTACCCCGTCCGTGCCTCGTGAGGGAGAGTCCGCGTGCACGTTACACTCGTGTACCGCCGGTACTGCGTAACTTCCGGTCGACCGGTAAACCTCCAAGGATCGGCTGTGCTTCTTCGTacacatagtaatagaaaAGCTCGGGGTGAAGCGTGCCCGGGGAATGATTTACCGTAATGACGATCGGCCTGAATCGCGGTAGGCCACCGGACGGGCATCCGTAAGAAGGAATCTTTCATTATGGTTCATTGGTtaattttttggaaatttttctttctactcgTTGCTCCATGTTCGATATTTCGTATATACACACGTAGCTTCCAGGATCTTCGTTCGTTTCCTTGTCAGTTTAATCAGCTTGTTTGCCCGAGACTCAGCAAATCGTCTTTCCTCGTTCGTTTGGAGaattgtttcttcttcttcttcttcttattattattattattttttttattatagttattattattatatgttgtctcttcttttttgtttctccTTGTTATTAGTGTAAGATCGCTGTTATGCTAAAAGTTACATTTGCATGATgcgtattatttttatgacacGATCGATATTAGCAATTGACATTAACGTTAGAAACGATGGCGATGTTTTTGATTTTTCATATTAACGATTTTTACTTAGCGTCCCGATGTCTCGATGTTTCTCGCTAGGATTTTGTTCGAGTTTAGTCGCTATTTAACAAAGTTTTATCTTCGAGCTTCTCAATTTGTTTTTCTATTATGTAAATGGTAGCGTAGATCAGGCAAGCTGATCGTAGAAGACTTCTTTTTCTAACTGAAACACAATTTCAGTCGGTCGGTACGCACAGTGTAGATCTACCCGTTCGCAGAAGTTACACCGATTTCCATGACTTAATGTCGCGTTACTCGAGATTGCAGTATCGTACTTTACGTTAGCTTTCCTTCGCCGAgccaaatatttttccacaaattctttgaatatttccgATGAAACACAGCTTTCGACTCGAATTTATTCGCTTAACTCGTCTCGCGTCTTTGTTAAATACTCTAAGCCGCGACAAAGATTTGTtaacagaaattattattattattctttaccACGTTTTTCAGTTTATTCGTCGagattttctttgcttttaaaTCCGATCAATTTCACGTGGACCGTCATGGTGCCGTCATTTTACGTTGCGAATTAACGCGCTCGTTTCACGAAATTACGTCGGAAAAGCCTACGATACTATCGCGTTAACTATTCAAGAATCTCGCGTACGATCGTTTCGAATGACAATACAACTTTTTAATTCGGCTGTTTCTCCTCTTTTGTCGCGAAATTCGTATTTATGTCAGTCGTATGACGCGATTCCGGTTGGAAAATTATTCTGGAAACATTATCCGTGAAAAGAAGCGGAAATTCAATAGATGTTAgctgaataaaatatttgtttgcaTTATTACTACTTGATTTATGAGATAATGCGCAGAATACCGCAAATGACGGcgacaaataatatatttcctcGTTTCGCTACGTTCGTTACGTTCGTCGAACCAGCCTGACGTGCGCACGGCGAATCGATAAATTGTTTAACAAATAATCCCATCTCCAAAGGATATTTTCgcgttatttctttaattctcCCTTCCTTCTcgtattttcgaaatatcatTCACCCCCATATTACGCGTTCCATGTTTCATTACGTTCGATATCAGCGAGCAATTATTAATTCGAACGTATAAAATCGTCTTGCTGGTATATCCGAGTGCGAGGAAGGAGCCGATCGATCGACTTATTAACAGAGATATTTGTCGCGTTATTTTTACGCGAATTCGCTCGATGGACGAACGACGAGAGGGGATAGACGAAGGACCGACGTAATCAGAAGTCCGCCGGTtgttttggaaatttttaaacCGGAACGGTCATTAAAATGATTACTGTTTGCCCTGCACGGTTTCCGCGTAGCGACGAACGCGTGCACCAACTTTCGCGAATAATGAGTTTTGAACTCGTCCATCGCCGGatctatttattaaacattacaAAATGCGCTGCAATTAAGTGGCGCGCTTCAGGCTACCCCATTGAAACTCCTATGCTCGAGTTCGTTCcgtttactttttcttctcttttcctccgtcgttcttttcttttttttttttttttcaaacattttcagataaaaattaaagacgGACTAAATAGTAAGTTAAACATCGCGCGATAAACAATTCCGCTTGACGATTAATCGTAAACGAAATGAAAGCGATGTATAGCAACGGTTTCAAACCGACAGAATCTTCCGTTTTCGTTtggtaatttttcatatttttttttcagcaGAATTTTCACGTTGCGCACGGACGAACGCAATTTCATCTTTAACTTTGATCCTTGTCCCGTTTCACAGGCGAATTCTGAAATTGCAAGCGTTTCCGCGTATCTCATTACGAAAATCTATCGTAATTCCCACACCCCGCTTTGTCCCGATCCGTTCAAAAGCTCGTTCCCTCCGCGGATGAATATTATCTTCGTTAATTTATTAAGTATCACGTCGAAGGTACGACACGCGAAAgcaaacgtattaatatgCGCGCGATAATTACGATATcattgtgcgtagcttcgagTTGCTCCCATCGACTATCAGTATCTTCCTCCGTTGtctctctatttctctccCCGTTTGCTTTCGATCTTCCCACGGTTCTCTCGTACTTGTCTTTCGCGAATTTCTTACGTTATGATCGCGctggattttgtcattaggtggaaTTGGCAAAgaccgcaatcacttagtcgCCAACGCAATACATCGGATCGATCGAACGTGCGCATCAGCCGGCGAAATTATTCGCGTAACTCGTTTCCAAAAATCTTTTACGAGTTTGCTGTGTCTATACGTAGCACgaaagtttttcaaatttctcttGCGCGATAACGTTTCAGACGAGTCTAAAATCTTACGTAGCAGCTGTAGGATATTTGCTACGTTTCAATTAATCGATTCCATCCATTGCGTTAACGAATCTCGACGTTCAACGGGACTATCTTTCGCGTTTATTGTATATCTTTAAGGTGGCATTCACAATGCGTACTATACATTTTTTGTTACTAAATATACGTtcacaataaatatcttcCGCGAAGGTTTCCGGATTTGCTTCGAGGGCCAACGATGTAACGTCGTGTCTTGTTAGAGAaaagatgaaatttcaaaacgtttcaCGCGGTACGTAGAACGCGTACATGTAAAATGTTCCACTCGTAAGCAGTCGAGTACTTTCAATGTAAATTCCTATTAGTACGCGAGCCTCTCGGAAGCTAAATCGATCAACTCCATCTTCTACCTCAATCTCTCACCTGCGTAAGCGCGCGATTAATATTCGATTCTCAGAAAACAAATTACTTGCGTCCGTGAGTTCGATGAGTCCGTTACGAGAAGAcaaacgatagaaaatttcgagacaaatttcaaaaatgcCCTTTGCTGTGGCATCGCTTTCCTCTGCTTTTCGATTTCTAATCACCGCGATTTATACATCGAGAAATTTATAGGGTCGATCGTTCCGAAGagttcaaataaatttctccaTTCTCTGCTGTTTAAAAGCTTCTCGTAGTCTCTCAAACGATGCCTAAACGATCCAGCCATCGCGagactttatattttattaaagaacGTTCTATTTCGGGTAATGTCATCTATCGTTTAGCCGTCTCTGATTTCGAGTAGCGAGAACGTTGCATAGACAGGAGCGTAGGTAGTGGGAAGCaaacaaaaatgaatatcGTCTTTTCCATTATCCGTGTCTATTTCAAGTTCCCCTTAATCAACTATCGGCGGAAGTTTCAAAATAGTCTATCCACCGCGATCGAATCAACCGATTCGTGGTGTTATTTCAAATCTTTTGTATCTCGATTTGGTACCGCGATACCGAAGGGGTTGCGGGGCAAAAGTAGGATACCGTGGCCAAGTGTTCGTTGATCTGGTTAACAAGTACACTGCGATACGGGGCGTACAAAGCGGTTCGCGAAAGTATCGGAATACTTTTACAAGCTTCTTGCGCGTGTATCGCGTAAAAGATTTTGGAAGCTCGTTAGCTCGGTAACGAGACGCGACGATCGGGATTACGTTTCGATGAAtcaaatttcatagaaatttagaAACACACGCGGaagagatatttataaaagcacgctatagaaagatatttattgggAATACACGCTTCGCAAGAATAGCGCAAATACCACGATGTTTAGTTTAGTTCTCTATTTGCCGTATCGATGAGCCACGTTGATTAGCGAGTCTATCTTTAGCGTTAGTTACACGTTTAATTAAGACCGCAGTTTTTGTGCTACGTCTTCGCCAAGTGTACGTTTGCAACAATCGTCTTGCGACTTTTACCtacgttcctcgatttcttcCGATGTTTTATTATCACAGTCGCGATCTTCGTGAACCAACGTCGTccaatgaaaatattcgtataaCATACATCGATAAATAGATTTCTGTGACGAatgttcgaatgctttcgcgAGTCCGCTGTGCCTTCGCCACGTAACGTCGAAGACAATGGTCGAGGATCACAGGATCTATTCGTCTCGTGGCGATAAATACCAAGGTCCTGGAGAAATCGATCGCACCGATTAACGCGTTAATAATCGGTGCTTGCAGATGGAATATGGGATCTGGAGTTTTCACGCCGCGGGTGAACTTTGGGGTGACCCGCGTCTCGCCCGAAGGCACCCGATTCTACCATCAAGCGCCACACAGTTGCTGCCGAGGGCCGCGTTCGCCCTGAGCGGACTCCACCGACCGGACATGGTGCCGTTACCGTTGACTTCCGCCGGGCCGCCGTACGGACCTATGGAATTGGTGACGAAAAGGGACGGTGAACGAGATGCGGAGGAGAACGaggagaaggaagagaaacagGACGACGACGAAGGGAACATCGATCGAGCCGACGAAAACGATAATCAGGTATAATTTaggattataattttctttttttatttaatagactttttaaaatcaattctcattgagattaagtaaattattttgacgtggtactgtaacttggattataacagtttatagtatgtttgattctagctgAATCAGGTATAATTTAggattataattttctctttttatttagtaggctttttataatcaattctcattgagaattacaagtaaattattttggcgtggtactgtagcttggattataagagtttatagtatgtttgattctagttgaatcagGTATAATTTaggattataattttctttttttatttagtagactttttaaaatcaattctcattgagattaagtaaattatttggacgtggtactgtaacttggattataagagtttatagtatgtttgattctagctgAATCAGGTATAATTTAggattataattttctctttttatttagtaggctttttataatcaattctcattgagaattacaagtaaattattttggcgtggtactgtaacttggattataacagtttatagtatgtttgattctagctgAATCAGGTATAATTTAggattataattttctctttttatttaatagactttttacaatcaattctcattgagattaagtaaattattttggcgtggtactgtaactttgATTATAAcagtttatattatgtttgattctagctgAATCAGGTATAATTTaggattataattttctttttttatttaatagactttttataatcaattctcattgagaattataagtaaattattttggcgtggtactgtaacttggattataagagtttatagtatgtttgattctagctgAATCAGGTATAATTTaggattataattttctttttttatttagtagactttttaaaatcaattctcattgagattaagtaaattattttgatgtggtactgtaactttgATTATAACAGTTTATAGTAtttttgattctagttgaatcagGTATACTTTAggattataattttctctttttatttagtaggctttttataatcaattctcattgagaattacaaataaattattttggcgtggtactgtaacttggattataagagtttatagtatgtttgattctagttgaatcagGTATAATTTaggattataattttctttttttattcagtAGACTTTTTgaaatcaattctcattgagaattacaagtaaattattttggcgtggtactgtaacttggattataagaatttatagtatgtttgattctagttgaatctaaaggataatgtctttttagtctgcggatctgatccgtcgtgtcaagtaattaaTGAGGGTAACTAATgagttttggtggttgttaactcttgcaTCATATCTGTTATtcaatttggatatttcttctttgactgtgggtatcttaaaTCGCGATTGGTaacataccaaggtgcatctattaaagATCTTAGAGTAggattataattt
It includes:
- the LOC139996631 gene encoding uncharacterized protein, which produces MQKDQSETPKLKRFRRVQKVSTPEPAKKNIVDHITNVRAGSSHHRATMAPSDFPSQQSFPKKKFTLDRTSIFSMQSIADGTKIMDSECNDVELKLLYDQYLQRIMTEIILKKKTEEKEKLFLSQLATIAKEYDHNEEKLFKLKTRERDIINLTQIQNEIDSQILDVNNCTRGEENKILEKILSQLYNLLKPLDILRCDNIVLPETVEEWEETKQGLKSCSESLKSIIDLIGTKIESYQGVNEGIKKFVRTLNDIKDHQRRLEKELYELQALTLKSASLTLM
- the LOC139996607 gene encoding polyisoprenoid diphosphate/phosphate phosphohydrolase PLPP6 isoform X1, with the translated sequence MQFKYNRRCSHRKREIPSMLSRILDRDVQLTRSVIKCVESFTPMRKLKMHYKMLEISCHAVPWITSILAFIWILNNKNLYQMQVNLLMALILDIIIIAILKAYIRRRRPAVNDDPFSLGPDKYSFPSGHASRSVLIFYFFKYLWPVSDICLLSISIWIFAVILSRLLMRRHYILDISAGIFLGYIEGMLVSILYLESETCSNLIYWITDEKLDGAEYDI
- the LOC139996607 gene encoding polyisoprenoid diphosphate/phosphate phosphohydrolase PLPP6 isoform X3, with product MLSRILDRDVQLTRSVIKCVESFTPMRKLKMHYKMLEISCHAVPWITSILAFIWILNNKNLYQMQVNLLMALILDIIIIAILKAYIRRRRPAVNDDPFSLGPDKYSFPSGHASRSVLIFYFFKYLWPVSDICLLSISIWIFAVILSRLLMRRHYILDISAGIFLGYIEGMLVSILYLESETCSNLIYWITDEKLDGAEYDI
- the LOC139996607 gene encoding polyisoprenoid diphosphate/phosphate phosphohydrolase PLPP6 isoform X2, which encodes MEKHRKREIPSMLSRILDRDVQLTRSVIKCVESFTPMRKLKMHYKMLEISCHAVPWITSILAFIWILNNKNLYQMQVNLLMALILDIIIIAILKAYIRRRRPAVNDDPFSLGPDKYSFPSGHASRSVLIFYFFKYLWPVSDICLLSISIWIFAVILSRLLMRRHYILDISAGIFLGYIEGMLVSILYLESETCSNLIYWITDEKLDGAEYDI